CGGCCATCAGCTTGTGGTCGTCCGGGATGACGCCCCAGCCCATGAGGGTCGGGATCACGGGGACGTTCAGGATCTCGGCCAGCTCCACGAGCTTCTCCGAGGCGCCGGCGTTGATGATGCCGCCGCCGGCCACGATCAGCGGACGCTCGGAGGCGAGCAGCATGTCCAGGGCCTTGCCCAGCTGCACGGCGTTGGCGCGGGGCTTCTCCACGGGGAGCGGCTCGTAGGCGTCGATGTCGAACTCGATCTCGGCCATCTGCACGTCGAACGGCAGGTCCAGGAGGACCGGGCCCGGGCGGCCCGAGCGCATGAGCTGGAACGCCTTCTGGAAGGCGCCGGGGACCTGGCCGGGCTCCAGGATGGTCATGGCCATCTTGGTGACGGGCTTGGCGATGGACTCGATGTCCACGGCCTGGAAGTCCTCCTTGTGCAGCTTCGCCACGGGCGCCTGGCCGGTGATGCAGAGCATGGGGATGGAGTCCGCCCAGGAGGCGTAGAGGCCGGTGATCATGTCGGTGCCGGCAGGGCCGGAGGTGCCGATGCAGATGCCGATGTTGCCGTCGGCGGCACGGGAGTAGCCGTCAGCCATGTGGCTGGCGCCTTCCACGTGGCGGGCCAGCGTGTGGCGGATGCCGCCGTTGGCGCGCATCGCGGAGTAGAAGGGGTTGATCGCCGCGCCGGGCAGGCCGAACGCCTCGATGGCGCCCTCCTTCACCAGGATGGCTACGGCAGCGTCAACGGTGCGCATCTTTGCCATGGTTTGCTCCTTGAAAAAGTCTGAAAGGGGGTGCGACGACGGCGCGTGGGCTGCTCTCGCGGCCTTGTTGCGGGAGGTGATGCGTGAGCGGGTGGTGCGCACGCGCCGTCGTACGGTCTGGGGTGTTGTGTGTCCCCGGCGGCTCCCAAGACTCGCTTCGCTCGTCTCGGGACCCTCGCCGCCGTGGGCCCTCAGTTGTCGCGGGTGTTCCGGGCCGGAAGCCGCATCTGCTGAGCACGCAACGTCGGTGGAGTGGTCAGTTCTTGCCGGACAGCTCGGTGGTGAGCTTGAAGAGGCCGGAGTGGTCCAGGCCGCCGTCGCCGCGGGCGACGAGGGCGGAGACCAGCTGAGCGACGGCGGAGCCGAGCGGGACCACCACTCCTGCTTCGCGGGCTGCGGAGGTGACGATGCCGAGGTCCTTGTTGTGGAGGGCCAGGCGGAAGCCGGGGTCGAAGTTGCGGTCGAGCATCTTCTGACCCTTCTGGTCGAGGACCTTGGAGCCGGCGAGGCCGCCGCCGAGGACCTTGAGGGCGGCGTCGGTGTCCACGCCGTACGCTTCGAGGAAGGTGACCGCCTCGGCCAGGGCCTGGATGTTGACGGCCACGATCAGCTGGTTGGCGGCCTTGACGGTCTGACCTGAGCCGGAGGGGCCGACGTGGACGATCGTCTTGCCGACGGCGTTGAGGACCGGCTGCGCGTCCTCGAAGTCGGCGGCCTCGCCGCCGACCATGATGGACAGCACGCCGTCGATGGCACCCTGCTCGCCACCGGAGACGGGGCCGTCCAGCGGGCGGAGACCGGCTTCACGGGCGTCGGCGGAGAGGCGTGCGGCCACATCCGGGCGGATGGAGGAGGCGTCGATCCAGAGGGCGCCGGACTTCGCGTTGGCGAAGACGCCTTCGGGGCCGGAGACCACGCCTTCGACGTCCGGGGAGTCCGGGACCATCGTGATGATGACGTCGGCGTCCTTGACGGATTCGGCGATGCTGCCGGCGCCGTTGCCGCCTGCCTCGACGAGCGCGTCGATCTTGTCCTGGGAGCGGTTGAAGCCGGTGACGGTGAAGCCGGCCTTGACGAGGTTCTTGGCCATGGGCAGACCCATGATGCCGAGGCCGATCACG
This portion of the Arthrobacter woluwensis genome encodes:
- a CDS encoding 2-hydroxy-3-oxopropionate reductase; amino-acid sequence: MTNVTVIGLGIMGLPMAKNLVKAGFTVTGFNRSQDKIDALVEAGGNGAGSIAESVKDADVIITMVPDSPDVEGVVSGPEGVFANAKSGALWIDASSIRPDVAARLSADAREAGLRPLDGPVSGGEQGAIDGVLSIMVGGEAADFEDAQPVLNAVGKTIVHVGPSGSGQTVKAANQLIVAVNIQALAEAVTFLEAYGVDTDAALKVLGGGLAGSKVLDQKGQKMLDRNFDPGFRLALHNKDLGIVTSAAREAGVVVPLGSAVAQLVSALVARGDGGLDHSGLFKLTTELSGKN